ctctctctctctctctccctctctctctcagtctctTACTTTCTCTCAGTGAGTCTCTCTCTATCCATTTGCGGATTTGCTGTTTCATCTGAACGTCTTTCTAATTCCTCTCGCTTTTTTCGTTCCTTCTCTGTGCTTTCCTCTGTTTCTGTCTCTCTTAGGGCGCACACAGACTGGCATTAAACCTGCACCGGGCCCTATTATCCTGCGTCACTCTCCGCAATGTTGAAGAAATCTCCGTCCTCGGAGTCCAGTCTCTTCCTCTTTGCAGTGGCAGCCCCTACGATGCTCCTACTCTGCTTCTCCGCCCTGTTACTTACTTCGCCCTCACTGGCCGAATCAGATCGCCTCGACTCCACCAACTCCACCGAGTCTaatgtctctctctctactccTAAAGAAGCCAGCTTCGCCCAAATGATTGATCAAGCTCTCGCGAACGAGTTCTCCGAGAACGATCAGCCCGAAGGTTCTCAGATCCGATCTTTCTACTTTTTAGTTTGATTAGGCTttatatttctctttatttgtTTGCCGAAGAACCAGTCCGATATGCGACAAGACCTGCTTGATTATTGACCTAAGTATAACTACAGATTTGGACTTTCAATTTTCTTTACCTGCGTAATTATTTTGGCAGCGGCAGATGCTGGAGGCTTCAATAACAGTGTAGCAGAACAGCAGGTTGGTGGCACCATtttcttttagaattcaaataagAACATCTTTGAAAAAGAACTAGTTTTTATGACCATTGAAAGAGCAAGCATTCTCACTTGTGCCGTTGGCATGCATTTTTTCTAcgccgaaaaagaaaaaaaaaaaaaacagatacgAAATTACAAGGAGGTAATTGATATATGATTGGTTTAATAGTTACAATTCTAAATCTTGATTTCATTTACGACATGGTGTGATTTCAATCATCACAGATCTAATTTTATGCAAATTTTGATCGCGTACTTTTCTAATCATAATTACGATGAGATATGCTGGAAATGATATCGCATATCTGATTTACATTCTTATCATGTATTCTTTATTCTcaaatgcattttatttttgtttctggCTCTTAATTTGTTGGATACGCTAGATCTTATCTTTCTGTCGTGGTTTGAATTTATTAGATGCCCATTATAGCACAAAGCACTTGCtgaattgcattttttttttctgtgttgTTGATCAGGCTGTTCTGGAGACTGTAGCCAGAGTTAAATCGAAGAAAAATGATACAAAAGAGGataagtatgtgtttctttgtTAAACTGAGGATTAATGTTCATCTCGCTATAATTCATTGCTAATAAAAGGACCTTTCCTTTCTTTATGTATGTCAACAGTTCGTGCTTTTCTCACCCTCCATtgttgattttaacttttaggTCATTTCAATTGCATGATGTCTTTAATCTGGATAATGATAATAGGGCTGAAGATACACCAACATTAATAGATCGAAAGGTAGATttcttcatttaaaaatatgttcttttggtatgtaattaaaaaaattccttGGTCGTAGTTATCGTTTTAGTTTAGATGAATAATCTCTGTGCTTTGTTTTCAGGACAATGTCTTTAttatatctaattttaaatcaaaatatccagTTCTGCAGCTGGACTTGAGGTAAACTTGAGAGTTTGCTATAGTTTTGTAGACTTTTGTTTCTGCATGTACATTGTGAGTTTCTCTGAGCTTTTCTACTTATTTCTTTGTAGATTGATTTCCGATTTGGTAGTTGTTATTGTCTCAGCAACTTGTGGTGGCATTGCCTTTGCTTGTGCTGGACAGCCGGTCTGATATTTGATCTATGTTTTTTACATGAGAGTGCAATGTTAGAATCTGTTCAAGTGTTATATTGAACTGATTATCTGATATTATTGTTAATCATGCTTAATGTTCTCAGGTTATCACTGGATATCTGCTAGCTGGATCTTTTATTGGACCTGGAGGATTCAACTTTGTTAGTGAAATGGTCCAAGTATGTTGCTTTTTCCTTTGAAAACTTTTAGTTATCTTTACTTACCTCTAAACTCTTGCATATGATTGTTTGTTTGCTTTAATGTCACACTTTACTGTTTTACTGAAGTAATCCCTTATGTGCCATGATAGGTAACGAATGATATCGAATGAGTGTAATGATTCAATTGACATAACTAACACTTACTTTGATTATCATCATATTAATTCCTCTAGAATTTAGATAAAGCCAAGACCATTACTTGTTATAGGCTAGTcgttttcaattcttatgtttCTACAATCTATTTCAATGTGCCTATGTTAGAAATATACTAGAGATCATGCATTTTGTTGGCTTAAATGGGTAATAGCACGAAAAAGTTAACAAACTCATTAATAAAGTATTGATTAGTGGGCTTTCTTTTGTACATTGGCTACTTACGTTACCAAGTTTCTTTTGATTGCTTGAGAAACTATACGGATGATTTTTACGTGCAATTATTTGCTAGGTTCATAGACTCATGCTCAGAGGATATTCTGGTGAAGATTTCATATCACATCAATACCCTGTCCTTTTGTCAAATATTTTTGCATGCCACTTACTGTTTTGCACTGCTGCATGCACATAGGTTGAAACGGTGGCTCAGTTTGGtgtagtttttcttctttttgcacTGGGCCTGGAGTTCTCCACAACAAAGGTCTAATCTTTTTCCTTAGCCTGCTTCATTTTCTGTCTTTTAGTGAAATGGTGGTTGAAATTTTACTACTGTGTGATTGTAGCTTCGAGTTGTTCGAGCAGTTGCTGTTCTAGGGGGCCTGCTACAAATTTTCCTATTTATGTGCCTGTGTGGTATTATAGCCTCGGTATGGCTACAGTTCTCACAGAACTCTTTTGAAAGTTTGTGCTTTTCTACTTGTGAAAACTGCTTGCACATGAGGATCTGCCATATAGAAGTTCAACTGAATTCGGAATGTTGAAAATACTCAGAGAGTTACAATTTTCAAAGCAATACAAACAGTTAAACGTAGAAGACAAATTTACTGAGGATCTTGTTTGGTGTCAACTTCATTTCCAACCACTGAAGAGTTATTTCGTGCTAAAGTTAATTATCCCATTACACTTCgtaattattttgttgagcTTTGGGTTCTGGCTCTTAAGATCCAGCCTAtaggttttattgttttatattaagaATTTTGACTTTATGTCAGTGGTATGGTAATGCCATAGTAGGCTTGGTAATGTAAAAGACAACTTTGATATTGTTCACTGGAATTAGGCATTCTAGTTCTTTGGTGAATTATATGGTAGTATCAGACCGTATTTTTGGTCGAGCCAGTGGATTTTCCGCTATAGCATCTTGAACCTGTTCCTCCTTCATCTGACCATAagcattattaataatttggtTGCATGGAGTCCTTGGGGGCTTGGCTCAAGAGATAAAGCAGTAGGGTGCTGATGGGGTGGGTCTTTGGTTTTTATGTCAACTATTAAAAGCGTAAAGGGGCACAACCCTAGTACATGAGGTACAATATGTATGTTGCTCTCTCAATGCCACCAATTTGTCTTTCTGCAGTTGTGTGGTGGTAAAGCTTCAGAGGGTGTATTTGTTGGTGCATTCCTGTCTATGTCTTCAACAGCAGTGGTAAAGCTTTATGTGATTTTGGCATATgaatgaatgcatttttttttctaggtcTAGATACTTGGTTGAATGATAAATAATCCCCGTGACATTGAGGTTTTATCCTTTGGGACTCAGGTCTTGAAGTTTTTGATGGAAAAAAACTCCACTAATTCCCTTCATGGCCAAGTAACCATCGGCACCCTTATTCTGCAGGTACTTTagttgccttttcttttcttttctttaacatTCTTCCTTCCATGGattccaatttattttttagtgtattCTTTCTACTAAATAATTGATGCAAACTATCAAATTTTTCATTCAAATGCTCTCAGTGTTATCGCCTTAATAACTTTTGGCCCTCCAGGACTGTGCCGTGGGTTTACTGTTTGCTTTGCTTCCTGTACTGGGTGGGACTTCTGGTATCCTTCAAGGAGTGATGTCCATGACTAAAGTGTAAGTAAAGAACTAATGAAACTCTCCAAATTTTCAGCCTTCTTTCTCTGTCTGAGAAATGTAGATGTGTCTGATGCAAAATGGCTCATTCAGAGATGTGTTTCTGCTACTTAGCAAATAGCAGAAAATTTTGGAAGTCTTATAAGAGAAGGCAGTTGATTTTGAAGTGCCACCAGTGGCGCCTTAGGACTATAGAAGTACATAAAAGAAACGGCATGAAGTGTAATTTTATTGGTGGGGGCAAGGGAAGCCATGGGCTACTGCATACCAAACAATGTGAAGCCTACATATTGAAAAGATTATCTGGAACTGAATTAAAACTTGCTATTTTTTGTGCTATCTCCATTAAACTGGATAAGACCTTTTTATTCTTTACCAGTGAAGGGAGCTGAAAGGAAAAGTAAATTTGTACTTGATATGATGATACTACAtgtaaatatgaagatgaatggcCTAGGAAAATCAGGCTTTGATGAGCTGACCCTATGAGGGGTTGGAGTCagtacagtttttttttttttttttgtaagtaaaagaGTCTAAAAGAGTCAGTACAGTTATGATTGATTCTTCGGTTCAGAACTTTTCCTCTTTCATTTTGCTCTTCTTTCTCCGTTCCCAGTAGTATATGTTATAACACCGTAGTTCTTCTCTTTGCCAGGTTGGTGGTGTTGATTACATTTTTGGCTGTTCTGACTATATTATCTCGTACTTGTGTTCCTTGGTTACTTAAACTCATGATAAGCCTATCATCACAGGTATGGCTATTGTCTTTTGCATAATATTAGAGATAGCAACCTACTTCACTTCAATCTGTTCTctaattttatctttatctGTGCAGACCAACGAACTATATCAGTTGGCATCGGTTGCATTCTGCTTGCTTGTAGCCTGGGTTCGTtttgcttcctaattctttaTGTCTGAAATTATTGTTTTCGCTTAGACATGACCCTATCTTCATTCCATATAATGTATCTGGATTAGGCACAAAAAGTAATGGAAAGGTTGACACCTGAAGTTATATTCCTTGATGACTCCAATAACTTGTTTTTCCCAATAAAAATGCCCCATCAGTGCTTTTTGATGATTGTAAAAACATATAAGCCACTGGATTGCGAAAGTTGAGTTATAAACTTAGGAGCATCACCGTGATGGATGCTGTTGTATTGGCTAAGCCTAGGGGAAAAGGGTTTGTCTGAGTGGATTGAAAGATGCTGCATCAATTTAGTCTATTTTAATATCACCTTAAGAAAAATCTTCTGATAAAAACTTGTGGTTGGTAAagaatgtatttatatattcttaCATCAAGCCTCATGCATGAGTTTGAATTTTGACATAATTTTGTTGAGAGTATCTCCAGAAAAGGGAATTGTGAAAGGATTAGTGACACGGCACAGAAGGCTATAATTGCAGTATCCTTCTTAACTAGTGTTTGTTgctttagaatattattttcttgGTTGAATTCTTGGTTTTGAAAAGGCATTGTGAGTCATGACCATCTCTTGTAAATACAATAGACCCTCAGTATGCAACTATTGTCTAATTTTTTGTGTGATTTCAGTGTAGTGACAAGCTGGGGCTAAGCCTAGAACTGGGTTCATTTGCTGCTGGAGTGATGATATCAACAACTGATCTTGCTCAACATACACTAGATCAAGTAAGGCTATTTAATTTAGGTTTGCTATTCTCTTTAACTTCCAAGAGCtgacatttttatcttaccCAAGTTTAGCAGAGGCACTTTTAAACCCCTCCCtctttctccttctccttcttttcTGTTGAATAAACTCTATTACTGTCATGAGCAAATCATATGATGCAACATGTTGTGCTTTGTCCATGTAAGATAAATTGTTGGTCACATGCAGAAGTCTTCGGATTGATCTGAGTAATCTCACATTGAATTCTGTTACCTGTGCAGGTTGAACCCATTCGCAATCTTTTTGCAGCTCTTTTCCTTGCCAGCATTGGAATGTTGATCCATGTTCAATTTCTCTGGAACCATGTGGATATATTACTTGCATCTGTTCTTCTGGTGATCATtgtaaaaacaattataatctCTGCTGTTGTCAAGGGATTTACCTACAACAACAAGACTTCACTTCTTGTAAGATATTGATATTCCACTagttatgtttgtgtttgtgcaTGCACTGTTTTTGAGGGAATTCTGGTGTGTACAGGTTGGGATGTCTCTGGCACAGATAGGGGAATTTGCTTTTGTTCTTCTCAGCCGTGCTTCTAATCTTCATCTAGTTGAGGTTAGTGTTACAGTTTCGGTTATTCAGTCTGATTCTTAAACAGAAAGGTTTCTTTGCTAGAAAAGTTTTGGAGAGCAATTATGTCTGGTGCCCTTATTTTCCACCAATGGTCATGTTTTATAATCATGTTTATGGAACTTTGAAGTTTGGACCCATAACTTCTAGCAGGAAAATGTGTGGAACAAACCCCAAGGGATTGGCCCAAgcggtgaaggccttggtcttggggtatcactccaaggtccaaggtttaacacctcatgggtgcaaacaatcatttGAGGCCATacccctggtgaaaagccagcgatttaaccagttctgtATAGGGGAACTTTCGAGGGTGCCGTGCATgggaccggggtttactctGCAAGGGTGGGTTCGAAGGGCCCTACCTTGGAGACGCTCCCCgacatcgaaaaaaaaaaaaaaaaaacacgtgtGGATCATATGAGGTACTATAGAGCTAACACTTCAAATATTTTCAGGGGAAAGTGTACCTGTTGCTTCTTGGAACTACCGCTCTTAGTCTGGTATGAAGTCATTTTGTTTTATGCTTTAGCTGATGTAATATGTAGTTTATGTAGTCCATGCATGCTATCGATGTACCTTGTTTGTTTTGTTCCACAACATCTCAGTGTTCGTTGGTATATAACATAGTTACATCAGACGATAATTCTGAATGGGACTGTAAGAGCCTGCTTTTTGtgtttatctttttaaataaataaaaaagggttTGGTGAACTTTTTCTCCTCCTTTTACTTCTGAAATTCAtagattcttttctttttcctggaATCTGGTAATGATGGATTAACAATTTCCTGAAACCAgtcagaaaaaaattatatgatgatGAAAAGCAAACTCAACTGGAAATGTAGTTAGTATTTAGTTTTTCCTCATCCTGCAGGAAATGTGGATTTGAAATGATAAGTGCATACTGAtttctttgaatatttttacttataaaatgaTAAGGGTGTACTGATTTGACAAAATCTTACATGAGCAAGAGGAGCATACCCTGCAAGGGGcttggaaaatatttttagagaagcttaaattgattttttcatacAGTTTAGGCTGTTTCCTCCGTGTGTTGAAATGAAGCATCCATATTCCTTTGGTTTTTGTTGACATTGGTGATAACTTTTGAGTTCACAGAAATGAGTACTTAAGGAGTCAACATTTTCTAGGGAAGTGATCTTATGTGTCAGGGATAAATGTGTTCGTGGCTGCAGTATGATCTTCTCTATAATAATCGTGTTCTTGTTCTGAGTGGATTATTCGTGGAAACTTCCACAGGTGACAACTCCTCTGCTTTTCAAGCTAATTCCTGCCGTAGTGCACCTTGGCGTGCTGTTACGGTGGTTCTCCCCCGACGGTTCCTTGGAGGTAATGACCATTCTACAGTAAGTGTATAGATGCTTGGGAATAATAGAAGTTCCAATTCTTTACATTCTATCACCATCTTGGTTAGAAGGTCACTTCAAGTGCAGTTTCAtctttttgagttttatttttccaaatggatcttgaattttcttttcatttttccacTTTCAACTTCAGAGTGGATTCAAAGGAGAAAACCTTCGCTCCGAAAGTATGAAGCAGCGCACTATATTGATCGATCAAGGACCTCATgattcatgacatatatgaagtGAAAGGGAATTTCAGTATCATACCAACTATATAATATCCGTCGCTTTCCCAACACTACTGCCGGATTCACTATACAGCTTTTCCATCATTCATGCAACTACCGGAAAGTGGTGAGATTAGATCGGGAAAGAGGTAATCTAATTGCCGAAATGACTGACTGCCAAAAACTCTTATCTGTGATTTAGTCAGCTCTGCCACATGATCGATTAGCGGAGACATATTCTTTTCATTTGTTACATAGTTTCAATTTTGTAAACTTTGTGACAATTGTTGTTCATAGATGATTTCGAAGTACAGATAAATTCTCAATGTATAAAAGTGGTGTCTTTATTACCATAAGATTGTTTTTATGATTGCGATTTTGTAAActtaaaaaactgaaaattgTCATTCACGGATCAAGATTTGAATGTATATTACTAATCAATGTATGTCTGTTCCATTATTAAGTTAGTTTTTTAATCATTGATTACTGGCCTAGCTGGGTGTTAAGAAACATTAAATCaggaattaattaattgttgGGAATTAACACGTGGATGATCCGACGTAGATGCAAGATGAAAGATGGGGGAATTTGTTAACAACACGAGTGGTAATTCTCATTTCGTAGCTCTTTTGTGCATAATCATC
This is a stretch of genomic DNA from Carya illinoinensis cultivar Pawnee chromosome 15, C.illinoinensisPawnee_v1, whole genome shotgun sequence. It encodes these proteins:
- the LOC122296481 gene encoding K(+) efflux antiporter 6 isoform X1, with product MLKKSPSSESSLFLFAVAAPTMLLLCFSALLLTSPSLAESDRLDSTNSTESNVSLSTPKEASFAQMIDQALANEFSENDQPEAADAGGFNNSVAEQQAVLETVARVKSKKNDTKEDKSFQLHDVFNLDNDNRAEDTPTLIDRKDNVFIISNFKSKYPVLQLDLRLISDLVVVIVSATCGGIAFACAGQPVITGYLLAGSFIGPGGFNFVSEMVQVETVAQFGVVFLLFALGLEFSTTKLRVVRAVAVLGGLLQIFLFMCLCGIIASLCGGKASEGVFVGAFLSMSSTAVVLKFLMEKNSTNSLHGQVTIGTLILQDCAVGLLFALLPVLGGTSGILQGVMSMTKVLVVLITFLAVLTILSRTCVPWLLKLMISLSSQTNELYQLASVAFCLLVAWCSDKLGLSLELGSFAAGVMISTTDLAQHTLDQVEPIRNLFAALFLASIGMLIHVQFLWNHVDILLASVLLVIIVKTIIISAVVKGFTYNNKTSLLVGMSLAQIGEFAFVLLSRASNLHLVEGKVYLLLLGTTALSLVTTPLLFKLIPAVVHLGVLLRWFSPDGSLESGFKGENLRSESMKQRTILIDQGPHDS
- the LOC122296481 gene encoding K(+) efflux antiporter 6 isoform X5, giving the protein MLKKSPSSESSLFLFAVAAPTMLLLCFSALLLTSPSLAESDRLDSTNSTESNVSLSTPKEASFAQMIDQALANEFSENDQPEAADAGGFNNSVAEQQAVLETVARVKSKKNDTKEDKSFQLHDVFNLDNDNRAEDTPTLIDRKDNVFIISNFKSKYPVLQLDLRLISDLVVVIVSATCGGIAFACAGQPVITGYLLAGSFIGPGGFNFVSEMVQVETVAQFGVVFLLFALGLEFSTTKLRVVRAVAVLGGLLQIFLFMCLCGIIASLCGGKASEGVFVGAFLSMSSTAVVLKFLMEKNSTNSLHGQVTIGTLILQDCAVGLLFALLPVLGGTSGILQGVMSMTKVLVVLITFLAVLTILSRTCVPWLLKLMISLSSQTNELYQLASVAFCLLVAWCSDKLGLSLELGSFAAGVMISTTDLAQHTLDQVEPIRNLFAALFLASIGMLIHVQFLWNHVDILLASVLLVIIVKTIIISAVVKGFTYNNKTSLLVGMSLAQIGEFAFVLLSRASNLHLVEENVWNKPQGIGPSGEGLGLGVSLQGPRFNTSWVQTII
- the LOC122296481 gene encoding K(+) efflux antiporter 6 isoform X3; protein product: MLKKSPSSESSLFLFAVAAPTMLLLCFSALLLTSPSLAESDRLDSTNSTESNVSLSTPKEASFAQMIDQALANEFSENDQPEAADAGGFNNSVAEQQAVLETVARVKSKKNDTKEDKSFQLHDVFNLDNDNRAEDTPTLIDRKDNVFIISNFKSKYPVLQLDLRLISDLVVVIVSATCGGIAFACAGQPVITGYLLAGSFIGPGGFNFVSEMVQVETVAQFGVVFLLFALGLEFSTTKLRVVRAVAVLGGLLQIFLFMCLCGIIASLCGGKASEGVFVGAFLSMSSTAVVLKFLMEKNSTNSLHGQVTIGTLILQDCAVGLLFALLPVLGGTSGILQGVMSMTKVLVVLITFLAVLTILSRTCVPWLLKLMISLSSQTNELYQLASVAFCLLVAWCSDKLGLSLELGSFAAGVMISTTDLAQHTLDQVEPIRNLFAALFLASIGMLIHVQFLWNHVDILLASVLLVIIVKTIIISAVVKGFTYNNKTSLLVGMSLAQIGEFAFVLLSRASNLHLVEGKVYLLLLGTTALSLVTTPLLFKLIPAVVHLGVLLRWFSPDGSLEVMTILQVDSKEKTFAPKV
- the LOC122296481 gene encoding K(+) efflux antiporter 6 isoform X4; its protein translation is MLKKSPSSESSLFLFAVAAPTMLLLCFSALLLTSPSLAESDRLDSTNSTESNVSLSTPKEASFAQMIDQALANEFSENDQPEAADAGGFNNSVAEQQAVLETVARVKSKKNDTKEDKSFQLHDVFNLDNDNRAEDTPTLIDRKDNVFIISNFKSKYPVLQLDLRLISDLVVVIVSATCGGIAFACAGQPVITGYLLAGSFIGPGGFNFVSEMVQVETVAQFGVVFLLFALGLEFSTTKLCGGKASEGVFVGAFLSMSSTAVVLKFLMEKNSTNSLHGQVTIGTLILQDCAVGLLFALLPVLGGTSGILQGVMSMTKVLVVLITFLAVLTILSRTCVPWLLKLMISLSSQTNELYQLASVAFCLLVAWCSDKLGLSLELGSFAAGVMISTTDLAQHTLDQVEPIRNLFAALFLASIGMLIHVQFLWNHVDILLASVLLVIIVKTIIISAVVKGFTYNNKTSLLVGMSLAQIGEFAFVLLSRASNLHLVEGKVYLLLLGTTALSLVTTPLLFKLIPAVVHLGVLLRWFSPDGSLESGFKGENLRSESMKQRTILIDQGPHDS
- the LOC122296481 gene encoding K(+) efflux antiporter 6 isoform X2, with product MLKKSPSSESSLFLFAVAAPTMLLLCFSALLLTSPSLAESDRLDSTNSTESNVSLSTPKEASFAQMIDQALANEFSENDQPEDAGGFNNSVAEQQAVLETVARVKSKKNDTKEDKSFQLHDVFNLDNDNRAEDTPTLIDRKDNVFIISNFKSKYPVLQLDLRLISDLVVVIVSATCGGIAFACAGQPVITGYLLAGSFIGPGGFNFVSEMVQVETVAQFGVVFLLFALGLEFSTTKLRVVRAVAVLGGLLQIFLFMCLCGIIASLCGGKASEGVFVGAFLSMSSTAVVLKFLMEKNSTNSLHGQVTIGTLILQDCAVGLLFALLPVLGGTSGILQGVMSMTKVLVVLITFLAVLTILSRTCVPWLLKLMISLSSQTNELYQLASVAFCLLVAWCSDKLGLSLELGSFAAGVMISTTDLAQHTLDQVEPIRNLFAALFLASIGMLIHVQFLWNHVDILLASVLLVIIVKTIIISAVVKGFTYNNKTSLLVGMSLAQIGEFAFVLLSRASNLHLVEGKVYLLLLGTTALSLVTTPLLFKLIPAVVHLGVLLRWFSPDGSLESGFKGENLRSESMKQRTILIDQGPHDS